DNA sequence from the Hoylesella buccalis ATCC 35310 genome:
GCCCATAGAATGAAAGGAGAAGTTGTTTTGTTTATCACTTGTGATACTAACAAAGATATCGTTTATTGGAAGTATATTGACAGAGCTTTTGTTGAGAGTCAAATTGCTAACTCGGAAAATATTCAACAGACTTACAGGTATTATTTTAAAGACAACGAAAATCTTACAGAAAATAATGTTGACTCGGTCATTGATTTATGGGAAACATTATACCATGAGCAAATGTTATCATTAAAAGATGAGAAGTTAAAACTATTAGATTTTTTAGATGTAAACCTGAAATCTTTTGAAGGAATAACGACTACATTTTATGGATTAAAAGAATCTCATATAGCTAGAAAAGAAACAGATCAATTATTTGATTGGATACAAGGCGATTTGACACCTAAAGATTGTCATGTAAAACTTCTGGTTGGAAATGCAGGAGTCGGAAAAACTGTTATTATTAAGGATTTACTGGATAAACTTACCACATCAGGAGTTAAATGTCTGACGATTAAGGCAGATTATTACAACATTACAGAAAATGAGACATCTGATTTTTCTTTGGAGAAGTTACACGCTTCACTGGATTTATTAGTATCTGAGCATAAGAGAGTTGTTTTTATTATAGACCAAATAGATGCATTATCCCAATATTTATCTAACGATAGAGATAAGCTAAATATACTCTTGAATGTAATTGCTGTATGGAAAAAGGAGTATAGCAAAGACATAAGAATAATAGTGTCTTGTAGGAAATATGATTTAGAATATGACCCATCATTAAGTCAATTAAAAGAGCATAGCACTGCTATTGAGGTGAATAGATTGGATGATAAGGATGTTGAGTATGTTATTAACAAATTAGATTCTGGTCTTTATTGTAAATTAACATCCCAAACAATTACGATACTAAAAACTGCCCAATATCTAGATGTCTTTTGTAGGTTATATGGCTCTGGCAATGTTAGAGAATACAATTATCAAAACTACATGGAGCTATATGATGGCTTGTGGTTGTCATTGATAAATTATGCAAGCGAACATACGTCTTGTAGTAATTTGGAAGATGTCATGTTTGAAATTGCAAAGTCTGTTCAAGAAGCGGAAACTTTAACTCCAACATGGTTAATAACGGCTGGAAACAATAATGCGACAAGGTATTTAGCAAGCGAGTGCATCGTAAAGTATGACAATAAAAGAATCTCGTTCTTTCATCAAAGTTTTTACGATTATGTACTTGCAAGGTATTATGCATCAAATAAGAAGTCTTTTATTACTGAATTGAAAAAACGATTTCAAGGATTAGAGATACGTTCCTCAATTAAAATTTTCTTAGATTTTGAGAGGGAACATTCTGACTCTTTGTATATAAAAGATATTAATACAATAATATTTTCTGATGATATTCGTTTGCATCTGAAGCAACTGGCTCTTTCTATACTCTCACATAGTGATGCTATATATAAGTTCGAGATTAATATCATTAAGAAATTGCCCAAACTCAATCACCAATTATTTATTTATTTCCTTTCGACAACATCGAATCCTTTATGGTTCCCGACGATAAAGGACTTGATACAACCTTTTGTGGCTGGCCTTACCACCGAAAACGATTATTTTGATCCACTGCGAATTTTGTTTTCCAATTATGCCTTGAAATTTCCCGACGACATTTATGACATGGTAGATACTATAAAGGACATTTCTACTAAAGAGGAAATTATGATGTGGATATTGCGTAATCATAATGATTATTCGAATGAGAAAGTAAGAGAAAGTTACATTAACTTAAAGGCAAAGCCCAATATTTATTTGGTAAGTTGTGTCATGGATGCAATTGATTCCAATTTGAATTTTGCTTTGAAAGAAACAAAAGAACTTCTTATTAATTATTTTCTAAATAACAAGAAAAGTGAATCGCATAACGATTATGATCTGTTTGAACAGATATGTGATAGACTCTATAAGGAGTGCCCAAAAGAGTTTTTAATGCTAACATACGACTGCTTTTTACAGATAGTTTCCAGGACAAGAAAGCAAAGCTATCAGTGGTATTCGATAAATGAGATTTTTAGTAACTATATGTCTGACTATGCAGAAAAGTTTTTTGAATGGTTAGGAAATCTCCTTATACAATATATTGGGGAACAAGATTTTGGCACCTCTATGGTGGAAAAATTATTGTCCCTTGAAGATGAATCTGCATTTATTTTATCTTTCAAGGTAATTGCAGCAAAACCAACTCTATTTGACGCATATATCAAGAATTTAATATCGCATAATGAAGAATTAGATAAGTTTATTGAATTCGGTAACGTTAGGTATTATTTTTTAGAAGCCATATCTAAATGGTATCTTTCTATTTCGCATGAAGAACAAGTAAAGTATCAGGTGTATATTTTGAAATACAGATCAAAAGGGGACTATATACATAACAATGATAGAAGTTACAATAAACTTGTACTGCCTTTTCTTGGCTGGCATAAGTGGCAGTTACTATGTTGTACCATTTTGGAATCAACTTTGTCAAAAGACGCCAAACGGTGCAAACAAGAACTTTGTCGGCGTTTCAATGGTATATATGTAAATGAGAAACCTAACCACCATGTAACAGCTGCATCCATTTGTGGAGGTATAACAACGCAAGAAGTTTATAATCATTTCTCTCCCGAGAATTGGCTATCCTCTTTTGGTAAATTAGATGAACGAAGGGCTTTTCGCAAAGGCAATTTTCCACCAATTAGTCTAAGAGCACATGCAGAAGCATTTACTAAATGTGTAGAGAATTCTCCAGAAAAGTATAAGAAATTTATCATCTCTTTACATGATAATCCAAATATCAAATCCATGTACAAAGAAGCAGGATTATTAGGATTATTTTTAGGTGGGGCTGAGAAAAAAGAGTTAGCCCCGTTCTTCCAAAGATATATGAATATAGACTATATAAAAAATAATGCATATACTTTTGAACAACTTGCCACGAACTATACAAAGGAAGAAAATTGTGTGATAGATGATTTGATACCGATACTTATACAAGCAATAAAACAACCATTACTTTTAAAAGATGAGCAAGAAAATTTGCACTGTAGAAGCTTAGCAGATATTGTACAACACAAATTGGGTGTTGCTATCAATAGTTTTCAAGGTCATGCATTGAATATCCTTATATCTATTTGTGCGTTATCCACCCGTCGTGCCCAGATCTATCATCTTTTAAACCTATTATATAAGGACTTAGCAATAGAATTGCGCTTAGAGGTTTTATACTACATATACTACAAGGAATACTATGATGAAGTGCTAACTGATAAATTATTCTCTGTATATTTATCTGGTAGTGGAGCCTATGGGCTAATGGTAAGAGCAGATGTAATACAGTCTCATTATTATTTTAAGACAGATTCCATGCGTGCATACATTTCTGATCTTATGAAAGATAATAGATGCCATGTTATTTTGGCTCAGATATTCTTTTATGGATTATATCATAAAGACATAAGGAATGTATGCAGGCAAAATCTAAATAAAATTTTATTGTTGAATAATGAGAAAGTAATAGCGATGATGGTAAGACTTTCCTTAAAAAATATTTCTGAACCTTGTTATAGGGAAACAGCAAATGATATTGTGCTATGTCACATTGCGGATAATAGAGAAGAGATTGTAAAATCATATGAATATCATATAGATAGCCTATCTGTAGAAGATTTCAATCTATTTAAAGAGATTACAAAGAATTGGAACAATAAAACGCATCGGGAACGTTTTTCTCAGATTAAATACCTAGAAAAATGTGCTAATATGCTACCATTAGATTGCTACATGTATATAAAAGCACATGACTTCTTACATGCTAATGATTTTTATCTTAGAGAAAAAATTGTGAAACTTTTATTAGGTATATATAAGCAAATGAAAGAAGAGGAAAATTTGAACGCAATGAACAAAATAATGGACTTGTTTGATGAATACGTTATTTTACATTCTTTTATCGTAAATGATGCAATAGAAAAGTTAGGTGTATAATTAACTTACTATCTTTAGTTTGATGAATGGTACATCCGTGGTAAAAATATTAAATGATATAAGAATTTGACATGACCGACTTTGAAGAATATATCCGACAGAGCGAACCGCATAAACGAGAGAAAGGTTATGCGTGGCAGACTGCTATTGGTTTGCAGGCTGTTGATGGGCTGAAGACTTCAGACTATCTGCGTCAAACAGCTCGTCAACATATTGAGGGCGATATTACGATAGAAGAGGTAAAGCAACTTGTCAATAGCTATTATGAGTCGAAGACTGCCCGTAAAGGTATAGAAGATAGGACCGAGGAAGCTGATAAGGTTTCGGCTCGTATTACCGAATTGCTATCCGAGCAGAGTTTTACATTCTCGCCATTAGAATATATTGCCATTCATCGCCGATTATTTGAAGGTATCTATGAACACGCTGGTAAGATAAGAGATTACAACATTACCA
Encoded proteins:
- a CDS encoding AAA family ATPase; this translates as MKDLNLQPNKSSWASKRLDEKSVRLLRKILEDKRVDTSNIEEGGTEANTDGYISILDVDDTIVAKVTVQIKHYNNNAISEKGVCYDIPTSLLAYAHRMKGEVVLFITCDTNKDIVYWKYIDRAFVESQIANSENIQQTYRYYFKDNENLTENNVDSVIDLWETLYHEQMLSLKDEKLKLLDFLDVNLKSFEGITTTFYGLKESHIARKETDQLFDWIQGDLTPKDCHVKLLVGNAGVGKTVIIKDLLDKLTTSGVKCLTIKADYYNITENETSDFSLEKLHASLDLLVSEHKRVVFIIDQIDALSQYLSNDRDKLNILLNVIAVWKKEYSKDIRIIVSCRKYDLEYDPSLSQLKEHSTAIEVNRLDDKDVEYVINKLDSGLYCKLTSQTITILKTAQYLDVFCRLYGSGNVREYNYQNYMELYDGLWLSLINYASEHTSCSNLEDVMFEIAKSVQEAETLTPTWLITAGNNNATRYLASECIVKYDNKRISFFHQSFYDYVLARYYASNKKSFITELKKRFQGLEIRSSIKIFLDFEREHSDSLYIKDINTIIFSDDIRLHLKQLALSILSHSDAIYKFEINIIKKLPKLNHQLFIYFLSTTSNPLWFPTIKDLIQPFVAGLTTENDYFDPLRILFSNYALKFPDDIYDMVDTIKDISTKEEIMMWILRNHNDYSNEKVRESYINLKAKPNIYLVSCVMDAIDSNLNFALKETKELLINYFLNNKKSESHNDYDLFEQICDRLYKECPKEFLMLTYDCFLQIVSRTRKQSYQWYSINEIFSNYMSDYAEKFFEWLGNLLIQYIGEQDFGTSMVEKLLSLEDESAFILSFKVIAAKPTLFDAYIKNLISHNEELDKFIEFGNVRYYFLEAISKWYLSISHEEQVKYQVYILKYRSKGDYIHNNDRSYNKLVLPFLGWHKWQLLCCTILESTLSKDAKRCKQELCRRFNGIYVNEKPNHHVTAASICGGITTQEVYNHFSPENWLSSFGKLDERRAFRKGNFPPISLRAHAEAFTKCVENSPEKYKKFIISLHDNPNIKSMYKEAGLLGLFLGGAEKKELAPFFQRYMNIDYIKNNAYTFEQLATNYTKEENCVIDDLIPILIQAIKQPLLLKDEQENLHCRSLADIVQHKLGVAINSFQGHALNILISICALSTRRAQIYHLLNLLYKDLAIELRLEVLYYIYYKEYYDEVLTDKLFSVYLSGSGAYGLMVRADVIQSHYYFKTDSMRAYISDLMKDNRCHVILAQIFFYGLYHKDIRNVCRQNLNKILLLNNEKVIAMMVRLSLKNISEPCYRETANDIVLCHIADNREEIVKSYEYHIDSLSVEDFNLFKEITKNWNNKTHRERFSQIKYLEKCANMLPLDCYMYIKAHDFLHANDFYLREKIVKLLLGIYKQMKEEENLNAMNKIMDLFDEYVILHSFIVNDAIEKLGV